The following coding sequences are from one Eucalyptus grandis isolate ANBG69807.140 chromosome 11, ASM1654582v1, whole genome shotgun sequence window:
- the LOC104427890 gene encoding LOW QUALITY PROTEIN: scarecrow-like protein 9 (The sequence of the model RefSeq protein was modified relative to this genomic sequence to represent the inferred CDS: inserted 2 bases in 1 codon; substituted 1 base at 1 genomic stop codon) — MGALYPSDGFQPDDQSISAVVDQCLVSRPTFQSAPDRCGEMHHLVDVAPFSNECRDAPDTEETEFSDAVFEYISRILMEEDIEEKTCMLQDSLDLLSAEKSFYEVLGKKYPPSPEPSRTNCITYNDKHSNDSLLDGTRYTSTIGSRKTGYYASIGQVENPSNYGTMRFERDIGPPAFQPNQGGNAERPDLCSESRFVRQFRMGVEESSKFLPNQATTELLYQEPYGKIDKVDRLGALKRKESLHMEEGNMEERSSKQAFVHEESVLRSDAFDAVLLNIQGEGLAHLMNLRASLKHRVNEIAHKIEEPKGGRGHGKKKRGKVEVVDVRTLLIQCAQAVASNDHRSANALLNEIRKHASPFRDGTQRLAHYFANGLEARLAGTGSXRYRGLVNRKTTAADMLNAYHLYLAACPFQRYSNTVSCRMVIDTVADKMRIHIIDFGILYGFRWPTLIQLLSRRPCPPKLRITGIDLPQPGFRPAQRIKETGRRLANYAQSFNVPFEYNAIAKRWEFIELEELKIDRDEVTIVNCSYXTKNLFDETVEEESPRDIVLNLIRRAQPDLFIHGVINGNYNAPFFVTRFREALHHFSSLFDMLDTIIPCENQERMLIEKVTLEREALNTIACEGWERVERPESYKQWQLRNMRAGFVQVPLSRRLAQFVFNKIASRYHKDFVVDEVGKWLLIGWKGRFLYAFSTWKPA, encoded by the exons ATGGGAGCCTTGTATCCTTCTGATGGGTTCCAACCGGACGATCAGTCAATATCTGCTGTTGTAGACCAGTGTTTAGTTTCTAGACCGACTTTTCAAAGCGCACCTGACAGATGTGGAGAGATGCATCATTTGGTTGATGTTGCCCCATTTTCAAATGAATGTCGTGATGCACCGGACACCGAAGAGACTGAATTCTCCGATGCAGTCTTCGAGTACATAAGTCGCATACTCATGGAAGAAGACATAGAAGAGAAGACATGCATGCTTCAAGATTCTTTGGATCTATTGTCAGCTGAAAAATCCTTTTATGAGGTCCTCGGCAAAAAGTACCCGCCTTCACCTGAGCCAAGTCGCACGAATTGCATCACCTACAATGACAAACACTCGAATGACAGTCTCTTAGACGGCACTAGATATACTAGCACTATTGGCAGTAGGAAAACCGGATACTATGCCAGTATCGGTCAGGTTGAAAATCCAAGCAATTATGGTACAATGAGGTTTGAAAGAGATATTGGTCCACCGGCGTTTCAACCTAATCAAGGGGGTAATGCAGAGAGGCCTGACTTGTGTAGTGAGAGCCGATTCGTACGGCAGTTTAGGATGGGGGTCGAGGAATCCAGCAAGTTTCTTCCTAATCAAGCAACTACCGAACTTTTATATCAGGAACCATACGGAAAGATTGACAAAGTGGACCGCCTCGGTGCattgaagagaaaagagagtctCCATATGGAGGAAGGAAACATGGAAGAGAGAAGTAGCAAGCAGGCTTTTGTTCATGAAGAATCCGTACTTCGCTCAGATGCTTTCGACGCCGTTCTACTTAACATCCAAGGGGAGGGCCTGGCACATCTTATGAATCTCCGTGCATCGTTGAAGCACAGAGTGAACGAAATCGCACACAAGATCGAAGAGCCCAAAGGTGGCAGAGGTCACggcaagaagaaaagagggaaagtgGAGGTAGTCGATGTGAGGACGCTCCTCATCCAATGTGCACAAGCTGTGGCATCAAATGATCATAGGAGCGCAAATGCTCTGCTGAATGAGATCAGGAAACACGCCTCGCCTTTTCGCGATGGGACCCAGAGACTCGCTCACTACTTCGCTAATGGTCTTGAGGCGCGGTTGGCCGGCACAGGCAG CAGATATAGAGGCCTCGTCAATAGGAAAACAACAGCAGCTGATATGCTGAATGCGTACCACCTGTATCTTGCAGCTTGTCCATTCCAAAGATATTCTAATACCGTCTCATGCAGGATGGTAATCGATACAGTGGCGGATAAGATGAGGATTCACATCATCGATTTCGGCATTCTTTATGGATTCCGATGGCCCACTCTGATTCAGCTCCTTTCCCGGAGACCTTGTCCACCGAAGCTCCGGATCACCGGTATAGACCTGCCTCAACCCGGATTCAGGCCCGCACAAAGAATCAAGGAAACGGGTCGGCGCTTGGCAAATTACGCTCAAAGTTTCAACGTGCCGTTTGAGTACAACGCCATTGCGAAGAGGTGGGAGTTCATAGAACTAGAGGAACTCAAGATCGATAGGGACGAAGTGACTATAGTCAACT GTTCCTATTGAACCAAA AACTTGTTCGACGAGACCGTCGAGGAAGAAAGTCCGCGAGACATTGTCCTCAACCTGATAAGAAGAGCCCAGCCGGATCTCTTCATCCACGGTGTTATCAACGGGAACTACAATGCCCCGTTCTTCGTCACTCGGTTTCGGGAGGCTTTgcatcacttttcttctttattcgACATGCTTGACACTATAATACCCTGCGAAAACCAGGAGAGGATGCTGATCGAGAAGGTTACGTTGGAAAGGGAGGCGTTGAATACGATAGCCTGTGAGGGATGGGAGAGAGTGGAAAGACCGGAGTCGTACAAGCAGTGGCAATTACGCAACATGAGGGCCGGGTTTGTGCAGGTGCCCTTAAGCAGGAGGCTAGCGCAGTTCGTATTCAACAAGATCGCTTCGCGCTACCACAAAGATTTCGTCGTAGATGAAGTCGGCAAGTGGCTGTTGATAGGATGGAAGGGACGGTTTCTATACGCCTTTTCTACTTGGAAACCGGCATAG
- the LOC104427346 gene encoding LOW QUALITY PROTEIN: scarecrow-like protein 9 (The sequence of the model RefSeq protein was modified relative to this genomic sequence to represent the inferred CDS: inserted 2 bases in 1 codon) — translation MTNTRMIVSQTALDILASLSDSTRYTSTIGSRKTGFYANIGRVQDPSNYVTMSFEKDISPAAFQPNRGGNAQRLDLWRESQFVRQFRMGIEESSKFLPNQAPTKLLPLKPNRKIDKRDRLGASERKESLHREEGNTEERSSKQAFAPEESVLRSDAFDVVLLSDQGEGLARLMNLRASLKNGVNEIEHKIQEPKAGRGRGKKKRGKVEVVDVRTLLIQCAQAVASNDHRSANALLNEIRKHASPFGDGTQRLAHYFANGLEARLAGTGSQIYRGLVNRKTTAADMLNAYQLYLAACPFQRYSNAVPIFSILDTVADKMKIHVIDFGILYGFRWTTLIQHLSQRPCPPKLRITGIDLPQPGFRPAERVKETGQRLANYAQSFNVPFEYNAIAKRWEFIELEEFKIDRDEVTIVSCMFRFKSLXSRDIVLNLIRRAQPNLFIHGVINGTHNSPFFVTRFREALHHFSSPFDMLDTIVPCENQERMLIEKDMLGREALNTIACEGWERVEGPESYKQRQLRNMRPGFVQVPLSRRLAQFVINNIALRYHKDFVVDEVGKWLLLGWKGRFRYAFSTWKLA, via the exons ATGACAAACACTCGAATGATAGTCTCTCAGACAGCACTAGATATACTAGCTAGTCTCTCGGACAGCACTAGATACACTAGCACTATCGGCAGTAGGAAAACTGGATTCTATGCCAATATTGGTCGGGTTCAAGATCCAAGCAATTATGTTACAATGAGTTTTGAAAAAGATATTAGTCCAGCGGCATTTCAACCTAATCGAGGAGGTAATGCACAGAGGCTTGACTTGTGGCGTGAGAGCCAATTCGTTAGGCAGTTTAGGATGGGGATCGAGGAATCCAGCAAGTTTCTTCCTAATCAAGCACCTACCAAACTTCTACCGCTGAAACCGAATAGAAAGATTGACAAAAGGGACCGCCTTGGTGCAtcggagagaaaagagagtctCCATAGGGAGGAAGGAAACACGGAAGAGAGAAGTAGCAAGCAGGCTTTTGCTCCTGAAGAATCCGTACTTCGCTCGGATGCTTTCGACGTCGTTCTACTTAGTGACCAAGGGGAGGGCCTGGCGCGTCTTATGAATCTCCGTGCATCGTTGAAGAACGGAGTGAAcgaaattgaacacaagatccAAGAGCCCAAAGCGGGCAGAGGTCGCggcaagaagaaaagagggaaagtgGAGGTAGTCGATGTGAGGACGCTTCTCATCCAATGTGCACAAGCCGTAGCATCAAATGATCATAGAAGCGCGAATGCTCTGTTGAATGAGATCAGGAAACACGCCTCACCTTTTGGCGATGGGACCCAGAGACTCGCTCACTACTTCGCTAATGGTCTTGAGGCGCGGTTGGCCGGTACAGGCAGCCAGATATATAGAGGCCTCGTCAATAGGAAAACAACAGCAGCTGATATGCTGAATGCGTACCAACTGTACCTTGCAGCTTGTCCATTCCAAAGATATTCTAACGCTGTCCCGATCTTTTCGATATTAGATACAGTAGCAGATAAGATGAAGATTCACGTCATCGATTTCGGTATTCTTTATGGATTCCGATGGACCACTCTGATTCAGCACCTTTCCCAGAGACCTTGTCCACCGAAGCTCCGGATCACTGGTATAGACTTGCCTCAACCCGGATTCAGGCCCGCAGAAAGAGTCAAGGAAACGGGTCAGCGCTTGGCAAATTACGCTCAAAGTTTCAACGTGCCGTTTGAGTACAACGCCATTGCGAAGAGGTGGGAGTTCATTGAACTAGAGGAATTCAAGATCGATAGGGACGAAGTGACTATAGTCAGCTGCATGTTCAGATTCAAGAGCTT TTCACGAGACATCGTCCTCAACCTGATAAGAAGAGCCCAGCCGAATCTCTTCATCCACGGTGTTATCAACGGAACCCACAATTCCCCGTTCTTCGTCACTCGGTTTCGGGAGGCTTTGCATCACTTCTCTTCTCCATTCGACATGCTTGACACTATAGTACCCTGCGAAAACCAGGAGAGGATGCTGATCGAGAAGGATATGTTGGGGAGGGAGGCGTTGAATACGATAGCCTGTGAGGGATGGGAGAGAGTGGAGGGACCGGAGTCGTACAAGCAGAGGCAATTACGCAACATGAGGCCCGGGTTTGTGCAGGTGCCCTTAAGCAGGAGGCTAGCGCAGTTCGTGATCAACAATATCGCTTTGCGCTACCACAAAGATTTCGTCGTAGACGAAGTCGGCAAGTGGCTGTTGCTAGGATGGAAGGGACGGTTTCGGTACGCCTTTTCTACTTGGAAACTGGCATAG
- the LOC104427347 gene encoding uncharacterized protein LOC104427347 — translation MSFDRTHRATSLPPTQSPPLAERITDDPVTIKTAQSTVTLAYQANIGGYWHNVSITWCKNLMNHSLSITVDGLEGDFHYTCKIYLKPWHFWSKKGYKSFEVESKRVDVYWDLRSAKFAGSPEPCTDYYVALVSDEEVVLLLGDYKKKAYKRTKSRPALVDAMLFYKKENVFGKKTFATRAKFDERTKEHEITVESTTFGHREPEMWINIDGAVVIHVRNLDWKFRGNQNIVVNKKPVQVFWDVHDWMFKSPGTGHGLFIFKPGLVEPESDRDGSSRGANSDSSTATKYYTARTGSTAPDFCLFLYAWKVE, via the coding sequence ATGTCATTCGACCGGACGCATAGGGCAACATCGCTGCCGCCGACCCAGTCGCCGCCTCTGGCAGAGAGGATTACCGACGACCCGGTCACGATCAAGACTGCCCAGAGCACGGTGACGCTGGCGTACCAGGCCAACATCGGCGGGTACTGGCACAACGTCTCCATCACGTGGTGCAAGAACCTGATGAACCACTCCCTCAGCATCACCGTCGACGGCCTGGAGGGGGACTTCCACTACACCTGCAAGATCTACCTCAAGCCCTGGCACTTTTGGAGCAAGAAGGGGTACAAGTCCTTCGAGGTCGAGTCGAAACGCGTGGACGTGTACTGGGACCTCCGGTCGGCCAAGTTTGCCGGGAGCCCTGAGCCGTGCACGGACTACTACGTGGCCCTCGTCTCGGACGAGGAGGTGGTCTTGCTCCTGGGGGATTACAAGAAGAAGGCCTACAAGAGGACCAAATCCAGGCCCGCCCTCGTGGACGCGATGTTGTTCTACAAGAAAGAGAACGTGTTCGGCAAGAAGACGTTCGCGACGAGGGCCAAGTTCGACGAGAGGACGAAAGAGCACGAGATCACCGTCGAGAGCACGACTTTCGGGCACCGAGAGCCGGAGATGTGGATCAACATCGACGGGGCCGTGGTGATTCACGTTAGAAACCTGGATTGGAAGTTCCGCGGAAACCAGAACATCGTGGTGAACAAGAAACCTGTGCAGGTGTTCTGGGATGTCCACGACTGGATGTTCAAGAGCCCTGGCACCGGCCACGGCCTGTTCATCTTCAAGCCCGGGCTGGTCGAGCCGGAGAGCGACCGGGACGGCAGCAGTCGTGGGGCCAACAGCGACAGCAGCACGGCCACCAAATACTACACCGCGCGCACGGGCTCAACCGCCCCGgatttttgccttttcttgtaCGCATGGAAAGTGGAGTGA
- the LOC104427349 gene encoding uncharacterized protein LOC104427349: protein MAQSKRLSAQEGAIRFIGLRIGPLAGGLGGPTPDPLRGPCRNSGQPDPFLADGLPITFDALAAPFQTLSRAAVPFSAALSIEEEGGGRRRQAEEGGDEAERRAAQYIRSRDMKVAPKVVFLFKDQDGLGPAFAAALRPDPSSDLRRLEESFELPLERYGIGDGGARGEVVHFVDGRGVYQVSVLQMESYKPPILACALNEVLAQLMDETSETMPTLLVPFISSSTNLKSEKRSLPTDSRRVSLYGLHIGRETDVTCAIMAETQKPPSSLEIHYEPLACFLQLVRVLKLPTVILVGRVGERFSEKGSTDALETLHAMGELLANNVGLCFSRDKVVWSNPSKTSRDEEEPWRALYG from the exons ATGGCCCAATCCAAACGTCTTTCCGCCCAAGAAGGGGCCATCCGTTTCATTGGGCTCAGGATTGGCCCATTGGCGGGGGGGCTCGGCGGACCAACGCCCGACCCGCTTCGTGGCCCGTGCCGAAACTCGGGCCAGCCCGACCCGTTTCTCGCCGATGGCTTGCCGATCACGTTCGACGCTCTCGCCGCCCCGTTTCAGACTCTTTCAAGAGCCGCCGTTCCGTTCAGCGCCGCTCTCTCGATTGAGGAAGAAGGCGGAGGCAGGCGGAGGcaggcggaggaaggaggagacgAGGCCGAGCGTAGAGCTGCGCAATACATCCGATCGAGAGACATGAAAGTCGCTCCGAAGGTGGTTTTCCTGTTCAAGGACCAGGACGGGCTCGGTCCGGCGTTCGCCGCCGCTCTCCGGCCCGACCCGAGCTCCGACCTTCGCCGGCT GGAGGAGTCCTTCGAGCTTCCGTTGGAGCGCTACGGCATCGGGGACGGCGGAGCTCGCGGGGAAGTCGTTCACTTCGTCGATGGCCGTGGGGTTTATCAG GTGTCCGTGCTGCAAATGGAAAGTTACAAGCCACCTATATTGGCTTGCGCCCTTAATGAAGTTTTGGCACAATTAATGGATGAAACATCAGAAACGATGCCTACTCTTCTAGTTCCCTTTATTTCATCATCAACAAACCTCAAGTCTGAGAAAAGAAGTTTACCCACGGACAGCAGAAGAGTATCTCTTTACGGCCTGCATATAGGGAGAGAAACAGACGTCACTTGTGCTATCATGGCCGAAACCCAGAAGCCACCATCATCTTTGGAGATCCATTATGAACCTTTAGCTTGCTTTCTTCAGCTTGTACGTGTCTTAAAGTTGCCAACCGTTATTCTAGTTGGAAGGGTAGGTGAAAGGTTTTCTGAGAAGGGATCGACAGATGCTCTTGAG ACACTTCACGCCATGGGAGAGCTTTTGGCAAACAATGTGGGGCTGTGCTTTTCCCGTGACAAGGTTGTGTGGAGCAACCCTTCAAAGACATCAAGGGATGAAGAAGAGCCGTGGCGTGCCCTATACGGTTGA
- the LOC104425198 gene encoding zinc finger protein CONSTANS-LIKE 9 yields MGFICDFCGEQRSTVYCRSDAACLCLSCDRNVHSANALSRRHSRTLLCERCNSQPALVRCTEERVSLCQNCDWIGHGASTMASGHKRQTINCYSGCPSSSELSSIWSFVSDLPSIRESNCEEGLGSMHITENSERTTWETLDNSTSLEASSVLQANNVADALVGSSSLPELKSVSQSLDQLALPVNTLNKVCYPMSNPGVCADDLYKELNMDEVDMNIEDYEELFGLTLNNSEELFQNGGLDSLFGTKDMSAADSNCQDDLLAEGSTVGRPSATQPACSVASGDSIMSSKTEPILCFTSRQAPSGISFSGLTGESSGTDYQDCGASSMLLMGEPPWCPPGAENSVPSTSRSNAVMRYKEKKKTRKFEKTVRYESRKARADVRRRVKGRFVKAGQAYDYDPLSPTRSF; encoded by the exons ATGGGGTTcatatgtgatttttgtggggAGCAAAGGTCCACGGTGTACTGTCGATCAGATGCTGCTTGCTTATGCTTATCATGTGATCGGAATGTCCACTCTGCTAATGCACTGTCAAGGCGCCATTCAAGAACACTTCTATGTGAAAGATGCAATTCGCAGCCCGCTTTAGTTAGATGCACTGAAGAGAGGGTATCGCTTTGTCAGAATTGTGATTGGATAGGTCATGGTGCTTCTACCATGGCTTCTGGGCATAAAAGGCAAACGATAAATTGTTATTCTGGATGCCCGTCTTCTTCTGAACTTTCCTCAATCTGGTCATTTGTGTCGGACTTGCCTTCGATTAGAGAATCCAATTGTGAGGAGGGTTTAGGTTCAATGCACATCACTGAGAATAGTGAGAGGACTACTTGGGAAACTCTAGACAATAGCACCAGTCTAGAAGCATCATCTGTTTTGCAAGCCAACAATGTGGCAGATGCTTTGGTAGGTTCATCTTCATTACCTGAGCTTAAATCCGTGTCGCAGAGTCTGGACCAGCTGGCTTTACCTGTCAATACATTGAATAAG GTCTGCTATCCAATGTCAAATCCTGGAGTCTGTGCTGATGATCTATATAAGGAACTTAATATGGATGAAGTAGATATGAACATTGAAGATTATGAAGAACTTTTTGGCTTGACTTTAAATAACTCGGaagaactttttcaaaatgGTGGACTGGATAGCTTGTTTGGCACAAAGGATATGTCTGCTGCAGATTCCAACTGTCAGGATGACCTTCTTGCTGAG GGATCAACTGTTGGAAGACCAAGTGCCACACAGCCAGCTTGCAGTGTGGCATCGGGCGACTCCATCATGAGCTCTAAGACCGAACCTATCCTTTGTTTTACATCCAGGCAAGCTCCTTCAGGCATTTCATTCTCAGGTCTTACTGGGGAGAGTAGCGGCACAGATTATCAAGATTGCGGGGCCTCTTCCATGCTTCTCATGGGGGAGCCCCCCTGGTGTCCCCCAGGTGCTGAGAATTCTGTTCCATCTACAAGCAGGAGTAATGCTGTCATGCGTtacaaggagaaaaagaagacgcGAAA GTTTGAGAAGACAGTGAGATATGAATCACGGAAAGCAAGGGCTGATGTGAGGAGGCGAGTCAAGGGCCGTTTCGTGAAGGCTGGTCAAGCTTATGACTACGATCCACTCAGCCCAACCAGAAGCTTCTGA